From Micromonospora sp. NBC_01699, a single genomic window includes:
- a CDS encoding ABC transporter ATP-binding protein has product MIEVKNLGKRYGDKVAVDDLSFTVRPGIVTGFLGPNGAGKSTTMRMIVGLDAPTSGSVTVNGRRYADHAAPLNEIGALLEAKAVHTGRSAYHHLLAMAATTGIPKRRVDEVIDLVGLHEVARKRAGGFSLGMGQRLGIASALLGDPHTVLLDEPVNGLDPEGVRWIRNLLKGLAAEGRTVFISSHLMSEMALTAEHLVVVGRGRLIADVPMDKFCELSSGSRIRVRSPQSHLLSELLVGPDVTISSAERGVLEVSGLSTEQIGERAALAGVTLHELSVQQASLEEAFMELTHDSVEYSATSHEPVLAGKAA; this is encoded by the coding sequence ATGATCGAAGTCAAGAACCTGGGCAAGCGGTACGGCGACAAGGTCGCCGTCGACGATCTGAGCTTCACCGTACGGCCCGGCATCGTCACCGGCTTCCTGGGTCCGAATGGTGCTGGCAAGTCCACCACCATGCGGATGATCGTCGGTCTGGACGCACCCACCTCGGGCTCGGTGACCGTGAACGGCCGCCGGTACGCCGACCACGCCGCGCCACTGAACGAGATCGGCGCGCTGCTGGAGGCGAAGGCGGTACACACCGGGCGGTCGGCGTACCACCACCTGCTCGCCATGGCCGCCACCACCGGAATCCCGAAACGCCGGGTGGACGAGGTGATCGACCTGGTCGGCCTGCACGAGGTCGCCCGCAAGCGGGCCGGCGGCTTCTCCCTGGGCATGGGCCAGCGCCTCGGCATCGCCTCCGCGCTGCTCGGCGACCCACACACGGTCCTGCTCGACGAGCCGGTCAACGGGCTCGACCCCGAGGGCGTGCGGTGGATCCGCAACCTGCTCAAGGGGCTGGCCGCCGAGGGTCGTACCGTTTTCATCTCCTCGCACCTGATGAGCGAGATGGCGTTGACCGCCGAACACCTGGTGGTGGTCGGCAGGGGCCGCCTGATCGCGGACGTGCCGATGGACAAGTTCTGCGAACTGTCCTCCGGCAGTCGAATCCGCGTCCGCTCCCCGCAGTCGCACCTGCTCAGCGAACTGCTCGTCGGCCCGGACGTGACGATCAGCAGCGCCGAACGCGGCGTGCTGGAGGTCTCCGGGCTCAGCACCGAGCAGATCGGTGAGCGGGCCGCCCTGGCCGGCGTCACCCTGCACGAGCTTTCCGTGCAGCAGGCCTCGCTGGAGGAGGCGTTCATGGAGCTGACCCACGACTCGGTCGAGTACTCCGCGACCAGCCACGAGCCCGTACTCGCCGGAAAGGCGGCCTGA
- a CDS encoding helix-turn-helix transcriptional regulator has protein sequence MPDERGPISDRERRIVHLIIADHSDEQIAADLFVAVRTMQRQLRRLMDRVGAPNRCALGAIAAHHGWLAPEALGGPASAQDRAPTAPLAA, from the coding sequence ATGCCGGACGAGCGCGGCCCGATCAGCGACCGCGAACGTCGGATCGTCCACCTGATCATCGCCGACCACAGCGACGAGCAGATAGCGGCGGATCTCTTCGTCGCCGTACGGACCATGCAGCGACAGTTGCGCCGGCTGATGGACCGGGTCGGTGCACCCAACCGGTGCGCGCTCGGCGCCATCGCCGCCCACCACGGCTGGCTCGCCCCCGAGGCGCTCGGCGGACCAGCTTCCGCGCAGGACCGTGCACCGACAGCGCCCCTGGCCGCCTGA
- a CDS encoding response regulator transcription factor gives MTIRVLLADDQNLIRAGFRVLVDSAPDLEVVGEATTGLEAVALARTTRADVVLMDIRMPDLDGLGATRQITEDENLSGVRVLILTTFEVDEYVLQALRAGASGFLGKGVDPAELLDAIRVVARGDALLSPVATKGLIARFLSQPEDSATVPARLDLLTEREREVLILVAAGLSNDEIAERLVVSPLTAKTHVNRAMTKLGARDRAQLVVIAYQSGLVRASDPPSR, from the coding sequence ATGACGATCCGGGTGCTGCTGGCCGACGACCAGAACCTGATCCGGGCCGGATTCCGGGTGCTGGTCGACTCCGCCCCGGATCTTGAGGTGGTGGGCGAGGCGACCACCGGTCTGGAGGCGGTCGCGCTGGCCCGGACGACGCGGGCCGATGTGGTGCTGATGGACATCCGGATGCCGGATCTGGACGGCCTGGGCGCAACCCGACAGATCACCGAGGACGAGAACCTGTCCGGCGTACGGGTGCTGATCCTGACCACGTTCGAGGTGGACGAGTACGTCCTCCAGGCGCTCCGGGCCGGCGCGAGCGGCTTCCTCGGCAAGGGTGTCGACCCGGCCGAACTGTTGGACGCGATCCGGGTGGTGGCGCGGGGGGACGCGCTGCTCTCCCCGGTGGCCACCAAGGGCCTGATCGCCCGGTTCCTGTCCCAGCCGGAGGATTCCGCCACCGTGCCGGCACGGCTGGATCTTCTCACCGAGCGTGAGCGCGAGGTGCTGATACTGGTGGCCGCCGGGCTGTCCAACGACGAGATCGCCGAACGGCTCGTGGTCTCGCCCCTGACCGCGAAGACGCACGTCAACCGGGCGATGACCAAGCTCGGCGCGCGGGACCGGGCCCAGCTCGTGGTGATCGCGTACCAGAGCGGTCTGGTACGCGCCAGCGACCCGCCGTCACGTTGA
- a CDS encoding sensor histidine kinase, with the protein MWDMGWWRRTARFHPYALDAAAAVGLFAISIGEPLVDPAPTRGELNAGEIAFSALVCTAVALRRRWPLPVLAFCSAATAASIAFGAARNLATFAVVIAVYTVAVTTNRATAVIAGTFTALLLVVGAVYSSSKGSWLDSEKIVLALWSGLATAVGDAVRNHRDYIVAVEERATRAEQSREEEARRRVAEDRLRIARDLHDVMAHNIALINVQAGVAGHVLRTNPEAAEQALGHVRQAGRAALDELGTVLGVLRQSDDAAAPTEPAPTLNRLQELVDSFHGTGLAVKWRLSGQPYPLAPAVDLAAYRVVQEALTNVHKHGGESAQVRLGYQPDELTIVVENDARPGQPAADPAAGTGHGLLGMRERVTAVGGTMHAGPVPGGFRVRAVLPARQESS; encoded by the coding sequence ATGTGGGATATGGGGTGGTGGCGGCGGACAGCCCGGTTCCACCCCTATGCCCTTGATGCCGCTGCCGCCGTCGGGCTGTTCGCGATCAGCATCGGCGAGCCGCTGGTGGACCCCGCCCCCACCCGGGGCGAACTGAACGCGGGCGAGATCGCGTTCAGCGCGCTCGTCTGTACCGCCGTCGCGCTGCGCCGCCGCTGGCCGCTGCCGGTGCTCGCGTTCTGTAGTGCCGCCACGGCGGCGTCGATCGCGTTCGGCGCCGCGCGCAACCTCGCCACCTTCGCGGTCGTGATCGCCGTCTACACCGTCGCCGTGACGACGAACCGGGCCACCGCAGTCATCGCCGGCACCTTCACCGCCCTGCTCCTGGTCGTCGGGGCCGTCTACTCCTCGTCCAAGGGGTCCTGGCTCGACTCGGAGAAGATCGTGCTGGCCCTCTGGAGCGGGCTGGCCACCGCCGTCGGTGACGCCGTCCGCAACCACCGGGACTACATCGTCGCCGTCGAGGAACGCGCCACCAGGGCCGAGCAGAGCCGGGAGGAGGAGGCCCGGCGGCGGGTCGCCGAGGACCGGCTGCGGATCGCCCGGGACCTGCACGACGTGATGGCGCACAACATCGCCCTGATCAACGTCCAGGCCGGGGTGGCCGGACACGTGCTGCGTACCAATCCGGAGGCGGCCGAGCAGGCACTCGGGCACGTACGGCAGGCGGGACGGGCGGCGCTGGACGAACTCGGGACGGTGCTGGGCGTACTGCGCCAGTCCGACGACGCCGCCGCGCCGACCGAGCCGGCCCCCACCCTGAACCGGCTACAGGAACTGGTCGACTCGTTCCACGGGACCGGGCTGGCGGTGAAGTGGCGGCTGTCGGGCCAGCCGTACCCGCTGGCGCCGGCGGTGGACCTGGCCGCGTACCGGGTGGTGCAGGAGGCGCTGACGAACGTGCACAAACACGGCGGCGAGTCCGCGCAGGTCCGACTGGGGTACCAACCGGACGAGCTGACCATCGTGGTCGAGAACGACGCCCGGCCCGGACAGCCGGCGGCCGACCCGGCGGCGGGCACCGGGCACGGGCTGCTCGGCATGCGGGAGCGGGTGACGGCGGTCGGCGGCACGATGCACGCCGGGCCGGTGCCGGGCGGCTTCCGGGTACGGGCCGTGCTGCCCGCGCGGCAGGAGAGCTCATGA
- a CDS encoding helix-turn-helix domain-containing protein codes for MSLSPYEFLLRELRQARIDAGLTQEALGERIHFSAQKVSAVETGRAPLTSEFVQLVDDAVGARGRLVRMWDDFVKDGAAPNWLLEWIEFERTATLLRWFEPSLVPGLLQTEAYARAVLSVGGRYSEQKIGQLLASRMERQAILHREQPPKLVAVIDAMVLRRAVGPAAVMMEQFEHLCQMASMSHIHLHVIPETVGMHEGLAGGFILAKGPEGEAAHLDNPVRAHVTDRAADLDMLQDRWESIRSDAAPSRETVDLIQEVAKTWT; via the coding sequence GTGAGTTTGTCTCCCTATGAATTTCTCCTGCGCGAACTGAGGCAGGCCCGGATCGACGCCGGGCTGACTCAGGAAGCGCTGGGCGAGCGGATCCACTTCTCGGCCCAGAAGGTGAGCGCCGTCGAGACCGGCCGCGCACCGCTGACCAGCGAATTCGTCCAGCTCGTGGACGACGCGGTCGGCGCCCGTGGCCGGCTGGTACGCATGTGGGACGACTTCGTGAAGGACGGAGCCGCACCCAACTGGCTCCTTGAGTGGATCGAGTTCGAACGAACAGCGACGTTGCTCCGGTGGTTCGAGCCTTCGCTCGTCCCCGGACTACTCCAGACCGAGGCGTACGCCCGCGCGGTGCTCAGCGTGGGCGGGCGGTATTCAGAGCAGAAAATTGGTCAACTTCTGGCGTCTCGGATGGAGCGACAGGCAATCTTGCACCGCGAGCAGCCGCCCAAGCTCGTCGCCGTGATCGACGCCATGGTGTTGCGGCGGGCGGTGGGCCCGGCTGCCGTGATGATGGAGCAGTTCGAGCATCTTTGTCAGATGGCCAGCATGTCGCACATCCACCTGCACGTGATCCCAGAGACGGTCGGCATGCACGAGGGTCTTGCCGGTGGCTTCATCCTGGCCAAGGGGCCCGAGGGCGAGGCCGCGCATCTAGACAATCCGGTGCGTGCGCATGTGACCGACCGCGCTGCGGACCTGGATATGCTTCAGGACAGGTGGGAAAGTATCCGAAGCGATGCGGCTCCCAGCCGGGAGACCGTAGACCTGATCCAGGAAGTGGCGAAGACATGGACCTGA
- a CDS encoding DUF6745 domain-containing protein, translating to MNARTRRRQLRRKGNPRDVALDLERWQAAAAIRSEWTEHGLSTAPADRATAEAAIGELYGLIGRPPPRFDWVDSPQQAIDLLPVTGAPIDLRRCASTDAGRSWDVAIALVNLAHQLRTSMDRRTSSASDNWWELTADQRLARTRPPLEALASGVGLEDLLDVGVRDSLRRSVGDGVRIPLRTALAPRLERFNGLGWYGQHDVHWVAHYDVRQRLGRRTFGADDIEQLGLWAAITRSCGWWWPLQGRCVITGRTAEVHTESAPGGWHGETRTHHPGALAIRYADGTGAYVWHGTPVPDWVINAPAVERILAERNVEVRRCAIERIGWDTYADQAGLDLVAVAADPGNPGCELQLYDLPRQLWGPPARVLLAVNGSVERDGHRRRYGLSVPADIDDPVAAAGWSYGLSGTQYSSLLRRT from the coding sequence GTGAACGCGCGTACCCGGCGGCGACAGTTGCGCCGCAAGGGAAACCCACGTGATGTGGCCCTCGACCTGGAACGCTGGCAGGCTGCCGCCGCGATTCGGTCGGAGTGGACCGAACACGGTCTCTCGACCGCACCGGCCGACCGCGCCACCGCTGAGGCGGCGATCGGCGAACTGTACGGACTCATCGGCAGGCCGCCACCGCGATTCGACTGGGTCGACTCACCACAACAGGCGATCGACCTGCTGCCGGTCACCGGAGCACCGATCGACCTGCGGAGGTGCGCGTCCACGGACGCGGGCCGGTCCTGGGACGTCGCGATCGCCCTGGTCAACCTCGCCCACCAGCTTCGGACATCGATGGACCGGCGCACCTCGTCGGCGTCCGACAACTGGTGGGAGTTGACGGCCGACCAGCGGCTCGCCAGGACGCGACCGCCGCTGGAGGCGCTGGCCTCCGGCGTCGGGCTCGAAGATCTGCTCGACGTCGGTGTCCGCGACTCGCTGCGACGGTCGGTGGGCGACGGGGTACGCATCCCGCTGCGGACCGCGCTGGCACCGAGGTTGGAGCGGTTCAACGGCCTGGGCTGGTACGGCCAGCACGACGTGCACTGGGTCGCGCACTACGACGTCCGGCAGCGGTTGGGCCGGCGTACGTTCGGCGCCGACGACATCGAACAGCTCGGCCTGTGGGCGGCCATTACCCGCTCCTGCGGGTGGTGGTGGCCGCTTCAGGGGCGGTGTGTCATCACCGGACGGACCGCCGAGGTGCACACCGAGTCGGCTCCCGGCGGGTGGCACGGCGAGACGCGTACGCACCATCCGGGGGCGCTGGCGATCCGGTACGCCGACGGGACCGGCGCGTACGTCTGGCACGGCACCCCGGTGCCGGACTGGGTGATCAACGCGCCGGCCGTCGAACGGATCCTCGCCGAACGCAACGTCGAGGTACGCCGCTGCGCGATCGAGCGGATCGGCTGGGACACGTACGCCGACCAGGCCGGACTCGACCTGGTGGCGGTCGCGGCCGACCCCGGCAATCCCGGCTGCGAACTCCAGCTCTATGACCTGCCCCGACAGCTCTGGGGGCCCCCGGCCCGGGTGCTGCTGGCCGTCAACGGCTCGGTCGAGCGCGACGGCCACCGGCGCCGCTACGGGCTCAGCGTGCCCGCGGACATCGATGACCCGGTGGCAGCCGCCGGCTGGTCGTACGGGCTGTCCGGGACGCAGTACTCCAGTCTTCTCCGCCGAACCTGA
- a CDS encoding serine hydrolase — MKLGRTLRALATLVTVAGLTAVSAPAGAGPTAVSAPAGANTPIHAPGGTDTPPAVTDAPPVTTDGSLEVTEAPPQVADVPPAFRVVPPSVTSVPPTVTSADIRFAHPAQTLRYGTAEQVGLDPRWIDQIAVDIAGYLQPSPTYPEYAGAVALAARDGVIVAHDAVGYALRYSDDKPTELPPAERIAMRTNTIFDVASMTKLFTSIAAVQLIQAGRIGLRTPVAQYIPAFAANGKGNITILNLLTHTSGLPADPDPSLCAYANNDERWAAVYAVKPFAPPGTVFLYSDMNMMTLGQVIATVTGQTLDRVIAEQITGPLGMTETMFNPPASLKPRIAAEEYQRSIGRGLVWGSVHDENAYCLGGVSGHAGVFSTAHDLAILGQTLLNGGDYEGTRILSEESVRELFTNYNQTFLGHAHGLGFELDQRRYMGALSSPVTAGHTGFTGTSIVIDPLSRSFVILLTNRVHPSRNWGNNNPSRAAVATDLALALPVRPEQRGTDWFAGTASNTNATLTVPIAVPARGAELSFALWYDTADTDTGAVEASSDGGVTWQRVPLSLRVGGRSWQTDGAFSGFEGQQWLRASAHLPAGTTEVRWRYTTGPEPHGRGVHVNAVRVTGPRGVLFDDRRPADAALFQPDGWTAGPKPVASPVPPVPACETSATKDSDCSTAYRPGHALMSPK, encoded by the coding sequence ATGAAACTCGGACGTACGCTGCGCGCCCTGGCGACCCTCGTCACCGTCGCCGGCCTGACCGCCGTCAGCGCGCCCGCCGGTGCGGGCCCGACCGCCGTCAGCGCGCCCGCCGGGGCGAACACGCCAATCCACGCACCCGGGGGCACCGACACGCCGCCCGCCGTCACCGACGCGCCACCCGTGACCACGGACGGATCGCTGGAGGTCACCGAAGCCCCACCCCAGGTCGCCGACGTGCCGCCCGCGTTCCGGGTCGTGCCGCCCTCGGTGACCAGTGTTCCGCCCACGGTCACCAGCGCCGACATCCGGTTCGCCCACCCGGCGCAGACACTGCGCTACGGCACCGCCGAACAGGTCGGTCTCGATCCCCGATGGATCGACCAGATCGCCGTCGACATCGCCGGCTACCTGCAACCGTCGCCGACGTACCCCGAATATGCCGGCGCGGTCGCGCTGGCCGCGCGCGACGGCGTCATCGTCGCCCACGACGCCGTGGGGTACGCGCTGCGCTACTCCGACGACAAGCCGACCGAGTTGCCGCCGGCCGAGCGGATCGCGATGCGGACGAACACCATCTTCGACGTCGCCTCGATGACCAAACTGTTCACCTCGATCGCCGCCGTCCAGCTCATCCAGGCCGGTCGGATCGGGCTCAGAACCCCGGTCGCGCAGTACATCCCGGCGTTCGCCGCGAACGGCAAGGGAAACATCACCATCCTCAACCTGCTCACCCACACCTCCGGGCTGCCCGCCGACCCGGACCCGTCGCTCTGCGCGTACGCGAACAACGACGAACGCTGGGCCGCCGTGTACGCGGTGAAGCCGTTCGCACCACCGGGCACGGTCTTCCTCTACAGCGACATGAACATGATGACGCTGGGCCAGGTGATCGCCACCGTCACCGGGCAGACCCTCGACCGGGTGATCGCCGAGCAGATCACCGGGCCGCTCGGGATGACCGAGACGATGTTCAACCCGCCCGCGTCGCTCAAGCCGCGCATCGCCGCCGAGGAGTACCAGCGGTCGATCGGCCGGGGACTGGTGTGGGGCAGCGTGCACGACGAGAACGCGTACTGCCTGGGCGGGGTGTCCGGCCACGCGGGCGTCTTCTCCACCGCCCACGACCTGGCCATACTCGGGCAGACGCTGCTCAACGGCGGAGACTACGAGGGCACCCGGATCCTCTCCGAGGAATCGGTGCGGGAGCTGTTCACCAACTACAACCAGACGTTCCTCGGCCACGCGCACGGGCTGGGCTTCGAGTTGGACCAGCGCCGGTACATGGGGGCGCTCAGCTCGCCGGTGACGGCCGGACACACCGGATTCACCGGCACCTCGATCGTCATCGACCCGCTGTCGCGGTCGTTCGTCATCCTGCTGACCAACCGGGTGCACCCGAGCCGCAACTGGGGCAACAACAACCCGTCGCGGGCGGCGGTCGCCACCGATCTCGCCCTTGCCCTTCCCGTACGCCCGGAGCAGCGCGGAACCGACTGGTTCGCCGGTACGGCCAGCAACACCAATGCCACGCTGACCGTCCCGATCGCCGTACCCGCTCGTGGAGCGGAGCTGTCGTTCGCCCTCTGGTACGACACCGCCGACACCGACACCGGCGCGGTGGAGGCGTCCTCGGACGGCGGCGTGACCTGGCAGCGGGTTCCGCTCTCGCTGCGGGTCGGCGGTCGGAGTTGGCAGACCGACGGGGCGTTCTCCGGCTTCGAGGGCCAGCAGTGGTTGCGGGCGTCGGCACACCTGCCCGCCGGGACAACCGAGGTCCGCTGGCGCTACACCACCGGCCCGGAACCCCACGGCCGCGGCGTCCACGTCAACGCCGTACGCGTGACCGGGCCGCGGGGTGTGCTCTTCGACGACCGCCGACCGGCCGACGCCGCGCTGTTCCAGCCGGACGGGTGGACGGCCGGACCGAAGCCGGTCGCCTCACCCGTCCCCCCGGTGCCAGCCTGCGAGACCTCCGCCACGAAGGACTCGGACTGTTCGACCGCCTACCGGCCCGGTCACGCGTTGATGTCGCCGAAGTGA
- a CDS encoding dienelactone hydrolase family protein, which translates to MHSVRFTAETSSDGVIERDFLVGEIPGVLWAPVSGADHAPIVLVGHNGGMHKKAPGLRARALHTAATWGFNVVAIDAPGHGDRPRTVEDEQARTEIREAVTAGDTPRFAAASVRFMAALAERAIPEWQATLDALQALPQIGPDAPVGYGGGIAMGTAIGVRLAAAEPRITAAIFGGGFPVDEPVLVAARQITVPVQFLLPWDDEHVDRSSGLALFDAFASAEKTLHANPGDHRSVRWVGLDDTFLSRHLGRP; encoded by the coding sequence ATGCATTCTGTACGTTTCACCGCTGAGACCTCGTCCGACGGTGTCATCGAACGCGACTTCCTCGTGGGCGAGATCCCGGGTGTGCTCTGGGCACCCGTATCCGGCGCCGATCATGCCCCGATCGTGCTCGTGGGGCACAACGGCGGCATGCACAAGAAGGCGCCGGGGCTTCGGGCCCGCGCCCTGCACACTGCGGCCACGTGGGGATTCAACGTCGTCGCGATCGACGCGCCGGGACACGGCGACCGCCCGCGTACGGTCGAGGACGAGCAGGCCCGTACGGAGATCAGGGAGGCTGTGACGGCGGGTGACACCCCGCGGTTCGCGGCGGCCAGCGTCCGCTTCATGGCCGCGCTCGCGGAACGGGCCATACCGGAATGGCAGGCGACGCTGGACGCCCTGCAAGCGTTGCCGCAGATCGGCCCGGACGCGCCGGTCGGATACGGCGGGGGCATCGCGATGGGCACGGCGATCGGGGTACGGCTGGCCGCGGCCGAGCCCCGGATCACCGCCGCGATCTTCGGCGGTGGGTTCCCCGTGGACGAACCGGTGCTCGTGGCCGCGCGGCAGATCACCGTGCCGGTCCAGTTCCTGCTGCCGTGGGACGACGAGCACGTCGACCGTTCGTCCGGGCTCGCGTTGTTCGACGCGTTCGCCTCGGCGGAGAAGACGTTGCACGCGAACCCGGGCGACCACCGAAGCGTCCGGTGGGTCGGGTTGGACGACACGTTCCTGTCCCGCCACCTCGGCCGGCCCTGA
- a CDS encoding DUF397 domain-containing protein, translated as MDLTGAVWRKSTRSNNGGSTCVEVARNLPGVVGVRDSKDPSGPALTFVPDAWRAFVGLTKQR; from the coding sequence ATGGACCTGACCGGTGCCGTCTGGCGGAAGTCGACCCGTAGTAACAACGGTGGTTCGACCTGTGTCGAGGTGGCGAGGAACCTTCCCGGTGTCGTCGGCGTGCGGGACAGCAAGGACCCGAGCGGTCCGGCGCTGACGTTCGTCCCGGACGCGTGGCGCGCGTTCGTCGGCCTGACAAAGCAGCGCTGA
- a CDS encoding HEAT repeat domain-containing protein, translating to MLLTQHRTNPGGCWTWLVKALAGRGRVAAELAGIQSTSPDPRVRATACDLLGLVSEVHEQAREDAATLLISLLETEVDGDVHWSIARALGATGDPRAIPVLVRLARHDDSDVRHRVACSLPAAIGDAVDGPGVDALVGLCADPDREVRNWATFGLGWQTNADGDLVRQVLRERTADGYSEVREEGVRGLARRRDPGALPLLAGMLAQESAHVMSFDAAAFLGDPALLPLLEKFDPADRGVADALRECDPVLRARRDAFASTLFDALHARLPEAEIALYAERFEIGLHLDVALPPHGGQPAQWWVDGLMAHAGGDPEMAAQFVIRDLSAGPTVGV from the coding sequence ATGCTACTGACGCAGCACCGGACGAACCCCGGGGGGTGCTGGACCTGGCTCGTCAAGGCACTGGCGGGGCGGGGGCGGGTAGCGGCCGAACTGGCCGGTATACAGTCAACCTCCCCCGACCCCAGGGTACGGGCCACGGCCTGTGACCTGCTCGGCCTCGTCAGTGAGGTGCACGAGCAGGCCCGCGAGGACGCGGCGACCCTCCTGATATCGCTGCTGGAGACCGAGGTCGACGGGGACGTGCATTGGTCCATTGCCCGCGCGCTGGGCGCCACCGGGGATCCCCGCGCCATCCCGGTGCTGGTCAGGCTCGCCCGGCACGACGATTCCGACGTACGGCATCGGGTTGCGTGTTCCCTGCCCGCCGCGATCGGTGATGCTGTCGACGGTCCCGGCGTGGACGCGTTGGTTGGTTTGTGTGCCGACCCCGACCGGGAGGTACGCAACTGGGCGACGTTCGGGCTCGGCTGGCAGACCAACGCCGACGGAGATCTCGTTCGGCAGGTCCTCCGGGAGCGCACCGCTGACGGCTACAGCGAGGTACGTGAGGAAGGTGTCCGGGGCCTGGCCAGGCGGCGGGACCCAGGCGCGCTTCCGCTGCTGGCCGGGATGTTGGCGCAGGAGAGCGCCCACGTCATGAGTTTCGACGCGGCGGCGTTCCTGGGCGATCCGGCGTTGCTGCCGCTGCTGGAGAAGTTCGATCCCGCCGATCGCGGTGTGGCCGACGCGCTGCGGGAGTGCGATCCGGTCCTCCGGGCCCGCCGGGACGCGTTCGCCTCCACCCTGTTCGACGCCCTGCACGCGCGTCTGCCCGAGGCCGAGATCGCGCTGTACGCCGAGCGTTTCGAAATCGGCCTGCACCTCGACGTCGCTCTCCCGCCGCACGGTGGCCAACCGGCGCAGTGGTGGGTGGACGGCCTGATGGCCCACGCCGGAGGCGATCCTGAAATGGCGGCACAATTCGTCATCCGCGACCTGTCGGCGGGACCGACTGTCGGTGTGTAG
- a CDS encoding helix-turn-helix domain-containing protein, with translation MEELPVGRRVAYWRGRRKMSQQVFADRIGKSKSWVDKVERGERRLDKFSTLHELATVLQVSVDTLLGRKSSTAKVTPTDPIDLEPLRAALARYAPAALPESSGPALDELARAVGHAWLTFQHARYDTLVPALPTLLRRAGAAQVCHTGDGAVTAARLLGQVYQVSSSVARKLGAFDLARLTAERSIALAPYADDPLLAGTGTTRFANALLAAGDDRAAFEANVVMAHRLAPDGPTWSDPNRVSVYGSLLLQATMAAARMGDDASVRELLREATVAAARLGADANRYWTSFGPTNVELHRAAAAVELSEGRQAVTIHRGLNRRLFDALPPERRAQHLLDVARGHVLLGDLTRAGKALVEAEQHAPAEIRGRPVAHDVMTGILRRTRGVPPAMVTELADRMGVRV, from the coding sequence GTGGAGGAGTTACCGGTGGGTCGTCGGGTGGCCTACTGGCGGGGGCGGCGGAAGATGTCCCAGCAGGTGTTCGCCGACCGGATTGGAAAATCGAAAAGCTGGGTCGACAAGGTCGAGCGGGGCGAGCGCCGACTGGACAAGTTCTCGACCCTGCACGAGTTGGCCACGGTGCTACAGGTCAGTGTGGACACCCTGCTCGGCCGTAAGTCGAGCACTGCGAAGGTAACCCCGACCGACCCGATCGACCTGGAGCCGCTGCGGGCGGCTCTCGCCCGCTACGCTCCGGCCGCCCTGCCAGAGAGTTCCGGCCCGGCGCTGGACGAGTTGGCCCGCGCGGTCGGGCACGCGTGGCTGACGTTCCAGCATGCCCGGTACGACACGCTGGTCCCGGCGCTGCCGACGCTGCTGCGGCGGGCCGGGGCGGCGCAGGTCTGCCACACCGGCGACGGTGCCGTGACGGCCGCGCGTCTGCTCGGGCAGGTATACCAGGTCAGTTCGTCGGTGGCGCGCAAGCTGGGCGCCTTCGACCTGGCCCGGCTCACCGCCGAGCGGTCGATCGCGCTCGCACCGTACGCGGACGATCCGCTGCTGGCCGGGACCGGCACGACCCGGTTCGCCAACGCCCTGCTCGCGGCCGGTGACGACCGCGCCGCGTTCGAGGCGAACGTCGTCATGGCCCATCGGCTCGCGCCGGACGGTCCGACCTGGTCGGACCCCAACCGCGTCTCGGTGTACGGGTCGCTGCTGTTGCAGGCAACGATGGCGGCGGCGCGGATGGGCGACGATGCGAGCGTGCGGGAACTGCTCCGGGAGGCGACGGTGGCCGCCGCCAGGTTGGGCGCGGACGCGAACCGGTACTGGACATCGTTCGGTCCGACGAACGTCGAGCTGCACCGTGCGGCGGCGGCGGTCGAGTTGAGCGAGGGCCGGCAGGCGGTGACGATCCACCGGGGTCTGAACCGGCGGCTGTTCGACGCACTGCCGCCGGAACGTCGGGCGCAGCACCTGCTCGACGTGGCTCGCGGTCACGTACTGCTCGGGGACCTGACCCGCGCCGGGAAGGCGCTGGTGGAGGCCGAGCAGCACGCTCCGGCCGAGATCCGTGGCCGGCCGGTCGCGCATGACGTGATGACCGGGATCCTCCGGCGGACCAGGGGCGTGCCGCCGGCGATGGTGACGGAGTTGGCCGACCGGATGGGGGTGCGGGTGTGA
- a CDS encoding DUF397 domain-containing protein, with protein MDLTGAVWRKSTRSDNGGSTCVEVARNLPGVVGVRDSKDPSGPALTFVPDAWRAFVTLAKHH; from the coding sequence ATGGACCTGACCGGTGCCGTCTGGCGGAAGTCGACCCGTAGTGACAACGGGGGCTCGACCTGTGTCGAGGTGGCGAGGAACCTTCCCGGCGTCGTTGGCGTGCGGGACAGCAAGGACCCGAGCGGTCCGGCGCTGACGTTCGTCCCGGACGCCTGGCGCGCGTTCGTGACCCTCGCCAAGCATCACTGA